The following coding sequences are from one Lycium ferocissimum isolate CSIRO_LF1 chromosome 3, AGI_CSIRO_Lferr_CH_V1, whole genome shotgun sequence window:
- the LOC132051251 gene encoding probable galacturonosyltransferase-like 4, which translates to MAFWSFFPSFHLLGLLFLFLFANQISLITTTTTTITTTTTTTSSVRVGVILKPTFLHVPIFREAPAFRNGRDCGSSAADRIHVSMTLDANYLRGTMAAVLSILQHSTCPEDVMFHFLCVRHEPVVFSSIKSTFPYLNFKLYKFDAHRVRGLISKSIRQALDQPLNYARIYLADLIPMDVKRIIYLDSDIVIVDDIVKLWQVDLGDKVLAAPEYCQANFTTYFTDLFWDDPEFSRTFEGRKPCYFNTGVMVMDVDKWRHGNYTQKVEDWMVIQKQKRIYHLGSLPPYLLTLAGNIMPIDHRWNQHGLGGDNIEGKCRSLHPGPISLLHWSGKGKPWLRLDSRKPCTVDHLWAPYDLYRSSRHSFEE; encoded by the exons ATGGCCTTTTGGagttttttcccttcttttcatCTCCTTGGCCTCCTGTTTCTCTTCCTATTTGCAAACCAAATCTCCTTGATCACCACTACAACCACAACTATCACcactaccaccaccaccaccagcaGCGTCCGCGTTGGTGTCATCTTGAAACCAACCTTCCTGCATGTTCCCATCTTTCGGGAGGCACCCGCTTTTCGCAACGGGAGGGACTGCGGTTCATCGGCCGCCGACCGTATTCATGTGTCCATGACCCTTGATGCTAATTACTTGAGAG GTACCATGGCTGCTGTGTTATCCATCCTACAACACTCAACATGCCCAGAAGATGTCATGTTTCACTTTTTATGTGTAAGACATGAACCTGTGGTATTTTCTAGCATTAAATCCACTTTCCCTTACCtcaacttcaagctctacaaatTTGATGCCCACAGGGTCCGTGGCCTAATTTCAAAATCAATTCGTCAAGCCTTAGACCAACCATTAAATTATGCGAGAATTTATCTGGCTGATCTTATTCCGATGGATGTGAAACGCATAATTTATCTTGATTCTGACATAGTTATCGTTGATGACATCGTGAAATTATGGCAAGTTGATCTTGGTGACAAGGTACTAGCCGCGCCTGAATATTGTCAAGCGAATTTCACGACTTATTTCACCGATTTATTTTGGGACGATCCAGAATTTTCGCGTACGTTTGAAGGGCGAAAACCGTGCTACTTCAACACGGGAGTTATGGTGATGGACGTTGATAAATGGAGGCATGGAAATTACACGCAGAAAGTCGAGGATTGGATGGTTAttcaaaagcaaaaaagaataTATCACTTAGGTTCTTTGCCACCTTATTTGCTAACCCTAGCTGGAAATATTATGCCAATTGATCATAGATGGAACCAACATGGATTGGGTGGTGATAATATTGAAGGTAAATGTAGGAGTTTGCATCCTGGGCCAATTAGCCTATTACATTGGAGTGGTAAAGGTAAACCATGGTTGAGATTGGATTCAAGAAAACCATGTACTGTTGATCATCTATGGGCTCCTTACGATCTTTATCGTTCCTCGAGGCATTCTTTCGAGGAGTGA
- the LOC132049067 gene encoding uncharacterized protein LOC132049067, protein MHQNIATPKAIFTMWLQFHGRLLIADRLTSWDMPVEPLCSLLNQLPGTRDHLFAECAFTTHPCARISLWLHIPASPARSWIEMHQWVISYTKGRTFQAKLYKFIYAEFIHTVWLERNARVFEKKESSVEMLARQVACFSNIRAKGYLKVLLSKCKF, encoded by the coding sequence ATGCACCAGAACATTGCTACGCCAAAAGCAATTTTTACAATGTGGTTACAGTTCCATGGGAGACTACTCATTGCAGATAGGTTGACTAGTTGGGACATGCCAGTTGAACCATTGTGTAGTTTATTGAACCAGTTGCCTGGAACTAGAGATCATCTTTTTGCAGAATGTGCCTTCACTACGCACCCATGCGCAAGGATTAGTCTATGGCTTCATATACCAGCTTCCCCTGCTAGGTCTTGGATTGAAATGCACCAGTGGGTCATCAGTTACACCAAAGGAAGGACTTTTCAGGCTAAACTATACAAATTCATTTATGCTGAGTTCATTCACACCGTGTGGcttgagagaaatgcaagagtcTTTGAAAAGAAGGAGTCATCTGTGGAGATGTTGGCAAGACAAGTAGCATGTTTCAGCAATATCAGGGCAAAAGGTTACTTAAAGGTGTTGCTTAGTAAATGTAAATTCTAG